In Deltaproteobacteria bacterium, the following are encoded in one genomic region:
- a CDS encoding cytochrome c biogenesis protein CcdA produces the protein MTDVNIFVAFAAGVFSFLSPCVLPLIPSYLSFVSGVSLDEMRDDQARTRVRTRVVLNSLAFILGFSIVFVSLGASASFLGGLFMGYRNGIRIFGGIFIVLVGLLLVGAFKIAALDQYLQFNLKDKPAGYLGSVLVGITFAVAWTPCVGPILGATLALASTSGEVGHGVFLLMSYAAGLALPFFLSALAINSFFQFSQKLRRYVQVIHVIGGVLLIIVGILLITDYMTFLNAYVLRFTPSWLLKKL, from the coding sequence ATGACCGACGTCAATATATTCGTCGCCTTTGCCGCGGGCGTCTTCTCGTTTCTCTCCCCTTGTGTGCTGCCGCTGATTCCTTCTTATCTCTCATTCGTTTCCGGCGTGTCATTGGACGAAATGCGCGACGACCAGGCCCGTACCCGGGTGCGTACCCGCGTGGTGCTGAATTCGTTGGCCTTCATCCTGGGCTTTTCCATCGTCTTCGTTTCCCTCGGCGCCTCCGCCAGTTTTCTCGGCGGGCTGTTCATGGGCTACCGCAACGGTATTCGCATCTTCGGCGGAATTTTCATCGTGCTCGTTGGGCTCCTGTTGGTCGGCGCATTTAAAATCGCCGCCCTCGATCAGTATTTGCAGTTCAATCTCAAAGACAAACCCGCCGGCTATCTCGGTTCGGTGCTGGTCGGCATCACCTTTGCCGTGGCCTGGACGCCCTGCGTCGGGCCGATCCTCGGCGCCACGCTGGCGTTGGCGAGCACTTCAGGAGAAGTCGGCCACGGAGTTTTTTTGTTGATGAGTTACGCCGCCGGTCTCGCCTTGCCGTTTTTCTTGAGCGCCTTGGCGATCAATTCATTTTTTCAGTTTTCTCAGAAGCTACGCCGCTACGTGCAGGTCATTCACGTCATCGGCGGTGTGCTGTTGATCATCGTCGGCATCCTGCTGATCACCGATTACATGACC